The Fibrobacter sp. UWB11 genome includes the window AGAGTCCGTTGTTGTTGGAAACGGGCTTTTTTTTTATTGGCATTTTGTAAATGCAAAAAAGGCGGCCATGAGGGTCGCCCATGTTTTTTAATGTCTGCCGAAGCGGCGAGTTTTGCGGAATGGCTTGTCGCCAAAGCTACGTTCATCGCGGTCCTTGCGGAAGGGTTTGTCATCGAACTTGCCCGGCTTGCGGTCTGCGAATTCGCGTTCACGGCGTACTTTGCGGTTTTCGAACGGCTTGTCACCAAAGCGGTCGCCACCTTCGCGATTCTTGCGGAATCCACCACGGCGTTCATCGTCGCGGAAGCCTCCCTTGCGGTCGCGATGGAAGCTGCGGCGTTCTTCGCGGCTGGCATGCGGTCTTGTACCTGGTGCGGGACCCTCGGGCGGTTCGTCGGTCATCACGCGGAAGCGGGCGTCGTTGCCGCGAATGGTCATTTCAGACAAAATGTCGAGAACGTCTTGCGGAAGCGTGTTCGGGAGTTCAACGGTACTAAACTTGTCAAAGAGCTTGATGCGGCCGATGTTGCTGCTGTTGATGTTCGCTTCGCCAGCGATTGCTCCCACGATGTCGCGCGGGGTCACATGGTCGATGCGGCCAACGCCCAGGTAATAGCGCAAGAAGCCTTCTTCGACGCCGTTCAGGCCTTCCTTGCGTTCCTTACGCATGCGCTTCTGTTCTTCGCTATTGAGGCCGAAATCTTCGCCATTGCCGAGGAAGTCTCTGCCTGTGCGGACCTTTTCGCGGCGTTCCTTCGGAGCTTCGAGCGGCGGGAGGTTCGGGAAGAGCGGCTGCTTTTTCTGGTACATCTTGATGACGGCGGCAGCGATGTCTTCGGCAGTCATTTCGTTGACGGAGCCATCTTCAAGGGCGACGCCATCCTTCATGTTGCAGCCTTCGGCGACGAGCGTGCGGACAAGTTCCTTGAACTGGTCGAGTTCACCGTAGCTTACGACACTCTTGACTTTAGCCTTGAATGCTTCGACGCGCTTCTTGCTAATTTGTTCGGAAGTCGGCATTTCCATCACGTCAATCGGTTGGCGTGTAGCCTTCTCGATGGTCTTGAGCATGCGCTTTTCGCGCGGTGTGATGAACAAGATGGCGTTACCGCTGCGGCCTGCACGGCCTGTACGGCCGATGCGGTGCACGTAGGATTCCGTGTCGTACGGAATGTCGTAATTTACAACAAGTGAAATGCGATCCACGTCGATACCGCGGGCGGCGACGTCTGTCGCGACGACGATATCGAGCTTGCCCATTCTCAAACGGTTGATTGTACGTTCGCGCATGGACTGGGCGAGGTCTCCGTTGAGCGGGGCTACGTTGAATCCGCGGCTTTCGAGCTTCTCGGCGACTTCTGTGGTGTTCTGCTTGGTGCGCACGAAAATCAAGACGCCGTCAAATTCTTCGCCTTCGAGGACGCGGGCGAGCGCTTCGATCTTGTGTTCGTTTTTTACGAGCAAGTAGCGCTGGCAGATGTTTTCGACTGTGGTTGTCTTGCCTTCGATGCGGGCTTCTTCGTATTCGCCCAAGTGCTGGTCGATAATTTTTTTCACGCTGTCCGGCATGGTAGCGCTGAAAAGTGCGCGCTGAGCATCGGCGGGAATTTCCTTGAGGATGGTTTCAACGTCTTCCATGAAGCCCATGTCGAGCATTTCGTCGGCTTCGTCGAGGACTATTGCCTTGACCGCTCCGAGCGAGATGGAACCGCGCTTGATGTGGTCTATCAAACGTCCCGGCGTGGCAACGATGATGTTTGCCTTGCGCTTGAGGGCTCTCAACTGGATGGAAATATCCTGACCGCCATAAACCGGGACAACGCTTATGTTCGGCATCTTGACGGCGTATTGCTGGATGGCGTCCGAAACTTGGATGGCGAGTTCACGTGTCGGCGTGAGCACGAGCATGGACGTTTCGCGTCCGTTGAAGTTGATGCGCGAAAGGAGCGGGAGCGAGAATGCTGCTGTCTTGCCGGTACCTGTCTGTGCTGTTCCGAGAAGGTTTGCACCCTGCAAAAGCGCCGGGATGGCCTTAGCCTGGATGGGCGAGGGCGTTTCGTAACCGGCGAGCTTGACCGCTTCAAGAACTTCCGGAGAGAGACCGAGATCGTCGAACGTCACCAAGGATTCGTCACCGACATCTTCTTCGTCTGCGGAGTCTTCATTTAAGGTTGCCGAGCTAGTCGGTGCGTCGGTTGCTTCTTCTGCGATTGTGTCATCTTCGGCTTGAATGGGCTTCTCTTTTGCGACATCACTTGTCGCTTCATCATCGTCGATAAATTCGACCTTTTCGCCTTCGCAAATCTTGGATTCTGCGCCAGCTTTGAGAACTTCGCCATTATCATCGACGATAACGCCGTTGGGATTGGTAGCGAGGAAAGCCGCTTCGTCGGCCTGGTCTTCGTCTGCTCCGCCTGCGATAGCGTTCAAGAACGCATCGGCTTCGAGATTCATGTTGGAATTGTTGTCTGGGTACAGATCTTCCGTATTGCTAGAAATATTTTCTGCCATAAGTCACCTTCGGGATCCGTAAACTTCATCTGCAGCGTTTGCCGCGTCATCACATTGCTCTGTCGAGCATTCAATAAGCCCCGAAGTGCACTCGCACTTATAAACCTGAAGTCTGTTGGGTCCCCTAATTTGTGCGCCAAATGTAGAAAATAAAGATTTGAAATCAAAGGTTTTTAAAAGGCCGCTCTCTGAAATAAGTAAAATGGAATTTATGCTGCCATTAGTAGTGTAATTTATGGGATGGGTTCATTGCTTATAAAAAGTAATTTGTGCAAGGTTTTCTATAAAAGGGAGTAAAAGATTGTTGGAAATGGTTAATGAACATAGACATTTTAAATGAATTATACTATATTATGCAAACCTCGGAGAGATGCCAGAGTGGTCGAATGGGCCGGTCTCGAAATCCGGAGTCTGTCACAGGACCGAGGGTTCGAATCCCTCTCTCTCCTTTGAAACGAAAAGCGAAGCCGTAAGGCTTCGCTTTTTGTTTCAAGTGAAATAATGGGTGGATGAGAACCCTCGCAGAGGGTTCGACAAACTCGCCGAGAGCGAAGCGAACGCAGGCGAGTTTGAGATTACGGCCTCTGGCCGTAACCCGTAGGGCAAGACGTGAAACGAAGTGAACGTCTTGTCTAATCCCTCTCTCGTATTGAGAGAAGGGAGAATGATCGGGTTGTCCCATCCCTCTCTCTCCTTTTTGTTTCAACAGAATGGAAGCGGATGAGAACCCTCGCAGAGGGTTCGATAGACCGCGCGAGAGCGAAGCTAAAAACCAAAAAAATTTTCGAAAAATCATTTTTTCCTTGCTCGTCGCGGTCTTTTTCCGAAATTTTAAAGAAAATTTATACGAAAAAGTGGTGATTTTTAGCACTTTTTTGGTCAAAAAATGAATTTGTGTAATAAAAATGTATTCTTTTGAAAAAAATATGCTATATTTCTTACGTGAACGTATCAGAGGGGAGCTTTGATCTGTTTGCGAATATGCAAACGCAAATCCGCTTTTAAACGAAATAAACATCACGAGACAAGGAACCGTAAATACGGTTTTGGTGTATTTGGAGTTTATTCAAAAAGTCTCTCATTCCAACTCGTAAATTACTGTCGCCCTCCAATCGAGGGCGACTTCCCGTTTATAGGGTGCTCAATATAGAAGCGGTGCTTGTCTTTCTCGTCATTGCGAGGAGCGTAGCGACGCGGCAATCTCTAATTGAATTTTTGACTGCTGGATAAATAGAGTAGGGAGGGGCTTCTCAGAGAATCTTTTTATGCCCTGTGTCGCGGTTGGCTTGTGGGTACAAAAAAAGCCCAACCTTGCGGTTGAGCTTTTTATACCCCCAAGCGGTTTCGAACCGCTGTTGCGGGAATGAAAATCCCGAGTCCTGGGCCACTAGACGATAGGGGCGTTTTGTGTGGAGACAAATATAGGATTTTATAGAATAATGTCAAGGGTGGCTGATTAAATTTTTTTTGAGAAGGGGCGTTGATCTTTTTAAACCCTGTGTTGCGGTTGGCTTGGGAGTACAAAAAAAGAACTTGTCTTCCGACAAGTCCTTTTTATACCCTGTGTTGCGGTTTGCTCGAGGGTAACGAAAAAGGCTTGCTAAAAAGCAAGCCTTTTCCTTATACCCCCAAGCGGTTTCGAACCGCTGTTGCGGGAATGAAAATCCCGAGTCCTGGGCCACTAGACGATAGGGGCGTTTTAGTGTGCGCCAAATATAGGATTTTGTAGAATTATGTCAAGGGTGTTTGTTTGATTTTTTTATTTTTCTCCCGTGATTTTGAAAAAAAGGCTGAAAAAGAATCTTTGGTGGTGCATTTTGCGCTTTTTGCCTGTGGCGCTCTTGGCGAGTGCTGCTGACGCTGCGTTGCTTTGGGGGATTCGCTCGTTTATGGGGATTCTTCAAGGTGAAACCGTATTTTCGCTTGCGCAATGGTTGGCGCTGATGGTCGTTCTTTCAGTGCTCCGTTTTGTGTTTTTCCTCTTGAAAATGAATGTTTCTGAAAAATGGCTTTTCGGAACAGGCGCTTATGTAATGGCTTGGTTCTTGCGGACTCTTCGGTCGCTTTCGCCGCGAGTGTTCCATACGCCGGAGGGGGATGCTAAGGTTGAGGCTGCTTATGAATCGACTCTAGTGTTGCAGTCCAATGGAGGTGTGTTTTTCCAAGCTGTTCAGGCCGTACTCCAATTGCTTGTGTTTTTGCCGGTTTTGCTCTATATCTCCTGGCCGCTTACGTTGTTCCTCTTTGTTGTCGTTGTACCTCTTGTGAGCTGGATGCAACGATGCTTGCATAAGATGGGACCTGCAGAAGAAGGTGTTTTGACGGAACGCTCGAATTTTCGTGGCTCGCTTTATCTTGCTCGTAAAATTTTCCATCGTTGGAGTTCTCGGTTCGAACGTAAGGAAGTTTCAAATAATCTGGTAAATCAGTTGCGTGATCTTCGGGATGATGGCCTAGAAGTATCGTTCCGTAAGGGAACTTTATCGCTGGTGATGGAATCGGTATCGGTTCTCGCGATGATTTTTGTGCTTGCCTTCTGTGCGCTTTTGATTTCGGAAGGCTGGATGGATGGGACGGGGCTTGTTTTGTTCTGCTCGGCCGTCCTCCTTTGTTATAAACCTGTGAAAGAATGTGCACGTGTGATGCCGCAGGCTCGTTCGGCGATGAGTGCGCTTCATGTTTTGGAAAGTTTCGAAGCGTTGCCTTCGAAAAAATCGGATTCTAGTTCGGTGAATTTCTGCTGCTCGCCAGATACCGAAAATTTGGAAATTGTCCATGGCGATTTTTCGTACGAAGGTGCTTTTGAAACACTGTTCAGCAATTTCTCTCTCTGCTGGAATACGAAAAAGCCTGTACTTGTACGTGGTCGCAATGGTGTGGGTAAATCGACGTTGTTGCGCTTGCTTGCTGGCCTAGAAGACTGGGATCATGGTAAAATTACTTGTTCTTTGCCTTTCAAAAATAATGTATTCTTTGTTGCGCAGGACTTGGAATTGCCTCCGCTTCACTTGTTGAAAAAACTTCTTGCACAAACAAATTCTGTTGCGGTTGTCGAATTTGCCCGTGCTGCCCGTGTTGATAAGATTATAGATAAAGAAGGAATGTCGGGCGGTGAACGTGCTCGTGTTGCTTTGGCCTGGGCACTTGCTTCTGATTGTGCTATGGTCTTGCTTGATGAACCTTTTGCGTCAGTTGCACTTGTAGACCGCGAACCTCTTTTGACGGCATTCCTCGATACGGCGGAACTTTTGCATAAATGGGTTGTCCTTGTAAGTCACGATGTTTTGACTCGTGAATTAGAACAACGTTTTGAAATCGTGGAGATGGATCATGCCTAGTGCAAAGCATGCTGTTTCAACGTTTATGTATCGTTTTCGCGGATATATTTTGGGGGTGATTGCTATTGCTTTGGTATGTGCCCCTCCGAGTTTTTTTTCGGAACAATTCTGTATAAATGATTGTATCGTGGGCGTTTTTGTTGCGTCCCTGCTATATGTGGCAAGTGCTCTATTGCGTGTTCGGAGTCGGCAGTTTATTGGCGAACATACTCGCGGTTACGTTCATGATGCAGATGCTCTGGTGACTTGCGGCCCTTATGCTTGGGTCAGGCATCCGCTTTATATATCCAATACCGGCTTTGCTCTTGGTGTTGCGTTTTTTCATTTGGGCGCATCGCTTTGGACTGTTCCGTTCATGGTTGTCGTTATTGCGTTTGAAGTTTTTCTTTCTCGAATTGAAGACCGTTTTTTGGAACAGAAATTTGGCGATGTGTGGCGTGCTTGGGCATTGAAAACCCCTGCGATGTTGCCTCGCTTGAGTGTTTCGCGTGCTTTTTCTTGTGATTCAGTGCACGTTCCTCCGCAAAGAACCTTTTGGCAGGCTTTTTTTGCGGATTCCTCTACTTGGTTGTGGCTTTTGTTTTGTAATTTGTTACTTGTATTGAGAAAATTGGCGGCTTTCTATGTTTAAGGTAATGGACATTGCGCGTGAAGCTTTAGGGTCTGTAGCTAAAGTTGCAGCCAAGGTTCCTGTTATAGAAAACAAGTACCATGTGAAAGACCGCTTGCGTGGCCCGTGGCCTAAAGGTCCGTTCCTTTGGATGCATGGTGCAAGCCTAGGCGAATGTAAGATGCTTCTGAATGTGGCGAAGTATCTCAAGGAAGATTTGCCGAATTGTCCGCGTCTTTTGGTGACGACGCAAAAAGTCGAAGTGCTTTCGTATATCAAGGAATCGGGTGCTGATGTTGCGGCGTGTATAGCGCCTGCAGATACGCCTACGACGATGAAATACTTTATTTCGTCTGTGAAACCGCTTGGACTTATCCTTGCCGAAAATGAACTTTGGCCCGGTTATCTCTCTTCGATGTTGCAAATTTCGATGCGCCCTTCCGTGGCCGTTATTTCGGGTCGTTTCCATAGGGCGATTCCTGGAATGGACTATTCGGCGATTGGCTTTGCGAGTATGCAAACCGGATCTGACCTTTCGCGCTTTTTTAGCGTCTCTGCGCGTGCGAACAATTCGCGCATGATGATTGGCGGTGACTGGAAACTTTTGCCGTGGGTGCGCTCTGGCGAAAACGTTTCGGCTCCTGAAAATCCGACTGTCGATACATCGTTTATCTCGATGCATATTCAGGAATGGGCAAGCGTTTACCGCATGATTGAATCGTCAATTAAGCGTCAGGAAGCGGTGGTGCTTGTACCGCGTCGTCTTTCTGAAGTGGCCGATTTTCGCAAGTCGTTGTTGAATCAGGAAATTATCGTTGTTGACTGGCCTAAAGTGCAAAAGGGAGCCGTATCCATCGTTTCGCAGTTTGGCGTGACGAAAGATGTTTTTGCGGTTTCTAAGTCAGCTGTTGTGGGCGGCTCATTTGCGCGTGGCCTTGGAGTCCATGATTTTTGGGAACCTCTCCAACGGGGCGTTGCCACTTGCGTGGGGCCGTATGCAGAAGGGCAAAAGGAAACGGTCGCGACACTTGTTCGTGAAGGCATTATAGCTCAGTTGCAATCGACGGATGGATTCTCTCAACGGAATAAGCCCGATGTTCGCTTGGTACAGACTTTTCTTGCTCACGAAAGTGCGAAAATTAGCGACTCGTACCAGCAATTGATTGAATTTTTGAAAAATTTGTTAAAGTAAATTAGGTGAAGTATGAAAAAACTCGTTTTGGCTACCCCTCGTGGATTCTGCGCTGGAGTGGACCGCGCTATCCATGTCGTTGAAAAAGCAGTCGAAAAGTTTGGTACGCCGATATATGTGCGTCACGAAATCGTGCATAATAAGTTTGTTGTAGAAACGCTCAAAAGCAAGGGTGTTGTTTTTGTCGATGAACTTGATCAGGTGCCGGAAGGTTCCGTGGTGATTTTCTCGGCTCATGGTGTTGCCGAAAGCATTTATGAAGAAGCCGAGGCACGTCATTTGAAGGTACTCGATGCTAGCTGCCCTCTGGTGCTCAAGGTTCACTTTAGTGCCAAACGTCATTTCAATGCCGGCCGCCATATTATTTTGATTGGACACGCTGGACATGCCGAAGTGATTGGAACTCTTGGACAGCTCCCGGAAGGTGCTATTACGCTTATTCGTAACGAAGCTGATGCTGAAACGGTGCAGGTGCCAGAAGGCAAGGAACTCGCCTACATTACGCAAACGACGCTCTCTGTGGCTGAAACGCGCAAGATTATTGATGCGCTCAAGAAACGCTTCCCGAATATTATTGGTCCTGAAGCGGGTGATCTCTGCTATGCAACGGGTAACCGTCAGGCTGCGGTCCTGGCACTCTGCTCTGAGGTCGATATGCTTTTGGTCGTCGGGGCAAAGAACTCGTCTAATTCGTCGCGCTTGATGGAACTGGGGCTTGAACAGGGCCTCCCGAGCCATCTGATTGCTGATGTAAACGACCTGGATTCGTCATGGTTCGATGGAATTGAAACGGTCGGACTTTCGAGCGGGGCTAGCGCACCGGAAGTGCTGGTTCAGGGTGTTGTCGATTGGCTGAAAGAAAAATTTGGGCCCATTGAAGTCCGAAATCTTGTAAAATTAGTGGAAAATACCAAGTTTAATTTGCCAAAGGCACTGCAAGATTAAACTTTAGCCTTGACAATTTTGAAATTTTTAGCTAAAATTGCTGCCTGTAAAAACAACGGAGTTTAATATGAGCCGCATTTGTGAAGTCACCGGCAAAGCCGGTCTCGTGGGCAACATGGTTTCCCACTCTAATCGTAAGAAGTTGATCAAGCAGCTTCCGAACCTCCAGAAGAAGCGCTTCTACATTCCTGAAGAAGACCGCTGGGTGACCCTCCGCGTTAGCGCTGCTGGTCTCCGCACGATCAGCAAGCTTGGCATCCAGGCTGTTGCTCAGGAACTCGGAATCTAATTTTTTAGATTAAAGGTTTGACGAAAGCCGCTATGCTCTGCATGGCGGTCTTTTGTGTATTTATTGACGTTGGCTTTGTCACCCCGCACTTGTTGCGGGGTCGCCTTTTTTATACAAAAAAGCCCCGGTGCTGAAACCGAGGCGGAGTTTGTAAAGAGGAGATTCCCGGTCAAGCCGGGAATGACAAGTACTGTCTACTTCCTGATAAACTGCGGGACGCCTTTGTACTTGGCCATGGCCTGCATGATGCTCCCCATTTCCCATTCCTTTTCTTTAAGGCGGCGGCGGAGGAGGGCTACGAACACTTCCATGAGCATTTCGCAGTCGTACACGGAGCGGTGCATCTTTTCTTCATCGATGGTCATCGAGATTTCACCGCGCTTCATGAACATGTTGGCCATGAAACCGAGCTTGTGGTTTGCGAGTTCCGGCATGATGGTTTTGGAAATGGCGAGGCTATCGACGACGGGGTTGCCTGGTGTGAACTGCGGGTTCTGTTCGTAGGCGGTACGCAAGAAGCTCGCATCGAAGTTTGCGTTGTGAGCGAGCAAGATGGAGCCCGGGCCGCAGAATGCGGTGAACTGCTTGAGCGCTTCGCCGACCGGAGGTGCGTTTTCGACCATCTTGTCGGTAATGTGGTTCACGTTCGTAGCTTCGGCGGGAATGAGCATGTTGGGCTTTACCAGCGTGTCAAATTCCGAGATGAGCTTCGGGACTACGCGACCGTTTTTCACTTCTACAGTGAACTTTACGGCGCCAATTTCAATGATTTCGTCTTTGCGGTTAACAAGACCAGTCGTTTCTAAGTCGAATGCGACGAATTTTGGAGGTAATGCGATCACGGCTGTGTTTCCTTATTTTGAATATTTTCGGGCAAAAGATACTTAATTTCGAT containing:
- a CDS encoding DEAD/DEAH box helicase, which codes for MAENISSNTEDLYPDNNSNMNLEADAFLNAIAGGADEDQADEAAFLATNPNGVIVDDNGEVLKAGAESKICEGEKVEFIDDDEATSDVAKEKPIQAEDDTIAEEATDAPTSSATLNEDSADEEDVGDESLVTFDDLGLSPEVLEAVKLAGYETPSPIQAKAIPALLQGANLLGTAQTGTGKTAAFSLPLLSRINFNGRETSMLVLTPTRELAIQVSDAIQQYAVKMPNISVVPVYGGQDISIQLRALKRKANIIVATPGRLIDHIKRGSISLGAVKAIVLDEADEMLDMGFMEDVETILKEIPADAQRALFSATMPDSVKKIIDQHLGEYEEARIEGKTTTVENICQRYLLVKNEHKIEALARVLEGEEFDGVLIFVRTKQNTTEVAEKLESRGFNVAPLNGDLAQSMRERTINRLRMGKLDIVVATDVAARGIDVDRISLVVNYDIPYDTESYVHRIGRTGRAGRSGNAILFITPREKRMLKTIEKATRQPIDVMEMPTSEQISKKRVEAFKAKVKSVVSYGELDQFKELVRTLVAEGCNMKDGVALEDGSVNEMTAEDIAAAVIKMYQKKQPLFPNLPPLEAPKERREKVRTGRDFLGNGEDFGLNSEEQKRMRKERKEGLNGVEEGFLRYYLGVGRIDHVTPRDIVGAIAGEANINSSNIGRIKLFDKFSTVELPNTLPQDVLDILSEMTIRGNDARFRVMTDEPPEGPAPGTRPHASREERRSFHRDRKGGFRDDERRGGFRKNREGGDRFGDKPFENRKVRREREFADRKPGKFDDKPFRKDRDERSFGDKPFRKTRRFGRH
- a CDS encoding ABC transporter ATP-binding protein, which codes for MKKRLKKNLWWCILRFLPVALLASAADAALLWGIRSFMGILQGETVFSLAQWLALMVVLSVLRFVFFLLKMNVSEKWLFGTGAYVMAWFLRTLRSLSPRVFHTPEGDAKVEAAYESTLVLQSNGGVFFQAVQAVLQLLVFLPVLLYISWPLTLFLFVVVVPLVSWMQRCLHKMGPAEEGVLTERSNFRGSLYLARKIFHRWSSRFERKEVSNNLVNQLRDLRDDGLEVSFRKGTLSLVMESVSVLAMIFVLAFCALLISEGWMDGTGLVLFCSAVLLCYKPVKECARVMPQARSAMSALHVLESFEALPSKKSDSSSVNFCCSPDTENLEIVHGDFSYEGAFETLFSNFSLCWNTKKPVLVRGRNGVGKSTLLRLLAGLEDWDHGKITCSLPFKNNVFFVAQDLELPPLHLLKKLLAQTNSVAVVEFARAARVDKIIDKEGMSGGERARVALAWALASDCAMVLLDEPFASVALVDREPLLTAFLDTAELLHKWVVLVSHDVLTRELEQRFEIVEMDHA
- a CDS encoding isoprenylcysteine carboxylmethyltransferase family protein, yielding MPSAKHAVSTFMYRFRGYILGVIAIALVCAPPSFFSEQFCINDCIVGVFVASLLYVASALLRVRSRQFIGEHTRGYVHDADALVTCGPYAWVRHPLYISNTGFALGVAFFHLGASLWTVPFMVVVIAFEVFLSRIEDRFLEQKFGDVWRAWALKTPAMLPRLSVSRAFSCDSVHVPPQRTFWQAFFADSSTWLWLLFCNLLLVLRKLAAFYV
- a CDS encoding glycosyltransferase N-terminal domain-containing protein, giving the protein MFKVMDIAREALGSVAKVAAKVPVIENKYHVKDRLRGPWPKGPFLWMHGASLGECKMLLNVAKYLKEDLPNCPRLLVTTQKVEVLSYIKESGADVAACIAPADTPTTMKYFISSVKPLGLILAENELWPGYLSSMLQISMRPSVAVISGRFHRAIPGMDYSAIGFASMQTGSDLSRFFSVSARANNSRMMIGGDWKLLPWVRSGENVSAPENPTVDTSFISMHIQEWASVYRMIESSIKRQEAVVLVPRRLSEVADFRKSLLNQEIIVVDWPKVQKGAVSIVSQFGVTKDVFAVSKSAVVGGSFARGLGVHDFWEPLQRGVATCVGPYAEGQKETVATLVREGIIAQLQSTDGFSQRNKPDVRLVQTFLAHESAKISDSYQQLIEFLKNLLK
- the ispH gene encoding 4-hydroxy-3-methylbut-2-enyl diphosphate reductase — its product is MKKLVLATPRGFCAGVDRAIHVVEKAVEKFGTPIYVRHEIVHNKFVVETLKSKGVVFVDELDQVPEGSVVIFSAHGVAESIYEEAEARHLKVLDASCPLVLKVHFSAKRHFNAGRHIILIGHAGHAEVIGTLGQLPEGAITLIRNEADAETVQVPEGKELAYITQTTLSVAETRKIIDALKKRFPNIIGPEAGDLCYATGNRQAAVLALCSEVDMLLVVGAKNSSNSSRLMELGLEQGLPSHLIADVNDLDSSWFDGIETVGLSSGASAPEVLVQGVVDWLKEKFGPIEVRNLVKLVENTKFNLPKALQD
- the rpmB gene encoding 50S ribosomal protein L28, producing MSRICEVTGKAGLVGNMVSHSNRKKLIKQLPNLQKKRFYIPEEDRWVTLRVSAAGLRTISKLGIQAVAQELGI
- a CDS encoding PolC-type DNA polymerase III yields the protein MIALPPKFVAFDLETTGLVNRKDEIIEIGAVKFTVEVKNGRVVPKLISEFDTLVKPNMLIPAEATNVNHITDKMVENAPPVGEALKQFTAFCGPGSILLAHNANFDASFLRTAYEQNPQFTPGNPVVDSLAISKTIMPELANHKLGFMANMFMKRGEISMTIDEEKMHRSVYDCEMLMEVFVALLRRRLKEKEWEMGSIMQAMAKYKGVPQFIRK